Below is a genomic region from Anabas testudineus chromosome 13, fAnaTes1.2, whole genome shotgun sequence.
TCATACGCAAGCTGTTGTGCCAAATACTGCACAGGAAAAAGTGCAAGGAAAGGAcgtgaaggagaaaaaggaaggagagCTAACTGTGTTGTCCGTGGGGAGGTGAGACAAAACTGTCCTTTTAAGTAAAATCACCCACAATCTAAAACTGCAGCTCAAGTACATAGACTTCTACATACATTGGTAAAATATAACCAAGGACATTTCCTCAAATAGATAGATACAAACagatttttagatatttttaggACATTTTATTTGATAGTATTAGGAAGGCAGGACAGGAAACACTGGCGAGGAGAATGAGTGTGACATGCAAACCTATAGCCATGTTATCAAATATGAAGCAATATTATAGAATACTCAACTATATAAATAttatgaaatgtaataatattataaaagtAGCCCTTGCAATGTATGCAGAAAAATATATGTTTAGGTCTGATATCTTCATAATCTCATAATCTACCGTGCTATCTCAATGCAACAACAATATTATCTTCTGCTTGATTCACAGATTTCAAGTTGCTCAGATCCCCGAGCAGAAACCCAACAGTGTGGAAACCAAGACATCATCCCATGAGCAGAGGAACTCCCTGTTTGGTGGGAAACACTTCTCCTCTTCGTCATCTGGCATCAGAAGGTGCGGCCATAAacctcctttttcctctctgcccGATATGACACGACTATTATTATCGCcctgtttctttctatttgttcGAGATGGGACATCGCTCGTTTTGGCAACAGTTTAAGTGCTGTGAATTAGTTTGAGGCCGTTAGCAGTGTGTCAGCTCACATTCCTCATTCTCCTCCTTgacattttgccttttttttttttttcaggtgaaGAGACAGAAATTTGCTGCACGATAACACTACCTCGCTGAAGATAACCTCATCATTCACTGATGATGTGACAACCAGCAGGAAGGCAGTTTTTAAGCAACTAACATCCAGAACCGCCTCTAGCTGAAAGAAGTTGTTTATGTTTAACAGgaatataactgtatttattattacataaaaGACCATTGTACTTTACATATGTACTTGATGTACCATCATAGAAGTTCAAATCACAGCTGCTTGACTGTCCCAATCTCGAAATGAAAAACCCGCTGGGTACGCACAGGGACGGAGTGGAGAGATTTCTTGTGTAGGTTTAAAATAAGCACTTATAAATATCTGACACttgaaagaaagatgagaggGAGAACACAAAGAAACGGATGCACCTTCAAACCCTGTATTTATGGTTCCATGTAAAGAAATGCGCAGGGGTACGACACACACAGGCGAACAAATACACTATGTTTAGATGGAGACATGAagtcactctcacacacacacacacacacacacacacacacacacacacacacacacacacacacacacacacacacacaaagaaaaccatGCAACTCAAAACAACAGTGAGACTAAAACAAACTAAGTGTGTATGTTAGAAAGAGGTAAAGATCAAGCCAAGTTGTGTGGTGTCAAGTGTCACATGAATTGTGAAGGTGTGAAGGTTTTCATTATCAACAACCTGCACTAACCAGGCTTGTTGGAAGCCTTATGATTTGGGTTCATCTGACACTTGATTAAAGACCACAGTAGCACTACAGTAAGTATTAAAAAAGATGAGGATGATCTTGTaaaatttaataacattttgatgttttaatattttgtatgGGTTTAGTGACTTAGCTTCTCTTGCTTTTGCTTATGTAGAAACTACAGGTGAGATTTTAGACCCCGAAGACATTGAATGTAGTCTTAACAGAAGCAGCTGACTGTATTCACTGGGTTCATCTGAACCTTGAGGAAAGCATTCATTCAGCAATGTATGCCTACCTACAGTCAGCATTAACTACAttagtaaattaaaaattgtTAGCTTACATCTAAGTTGGTGGTCAGGGGCAAAATGTTGTCATAGGAGGGCCCTGTATGCCGTTTCACAGCAGTTTTAATGACACAGATGACCAGTGGAAGTTAGACGCTGCAAATGTCATGCAGGTCTTACGGCGGAAAGGTCGACGGGTGTCACCTTTTATTGactaaaacatgtaaatgaatgtaCATATGTAAATATGGGTGGGTATAGAGAAACAGActggcttttattttaacatacagtatgtatgaggTGACGTATTACATCTCCTGTATCGGTACAGTAAAGCCTACTGCACTGCACAAATAAGTGACATTTGTCATGCAGCAATCAACATTTGGTAAATACTGTCACACCCATTTATGTTAGCTGAAttgctggtaaaaaaaaaatccacatcaTACACACCACCTGTCCTCATTTGCTTGcatgatttctgtgtttttctgtactATTTCAAACTGTTATGATTTTCCACTCTTAAGATCCAGATGTttgacacacaaatgcacacgtGTAATGCACATAGCCAGACTCCAGTTACGGAGGATTAGTTGTTGTTGCGATGCCTTGAAGTCATGTAGCTCAGTTGGCTCAGTTAATTTACATCCTCCATGTGTTTTAAAGAGTGATACAATAATCATAGCTTTTTTAAtctactttttattattattatgttgttgttgttatgagGAATGTGACAACATGTCTGAAGGACTGGATATTTATTGGTTGGAACAgttacacattttcatttactctgtttattactattattaggATTATTAGCAAATATTTTTAATCTGAAGTGTTCTTGGTAGGAAGGAAAGATTAAAAAAGGGCATTCATCTCATCAACTTTGTAGATTACATTTatcatattacatttttttctgacGTTTTTACTcttgaaataaagaaaaggcgTATTTTAagttctgtcttgtttgttctTGTATATGGTATAGCATGACTTTGCATTTAATGTTGTTCGTGAATGTACGATTTATGGGTGAGtaattggtgtgtgtgtgagagagagaaagaatttCTGAAGCTGCTAGCAGAAGCACAGTAGCAATAACCCTCCTTGTTTGTTAGGCAGTATCCCCCTCTAGTGGTGATGctgtaataatttttttttaaaaaaaaaaaaaaaagaacataatatAAATCATCTGCAACCAATGTCAGTCAAATTAAGATATGTTGCTCAGCTGGACACATGAATTCCTACAAATATTTTCTCAAAATCTGTACATTTTTCTCCACGTCTACTTTTTAAACCAGGACATTCAAATCCAGCTTTAAAGCAGTAGTGTAGCCAGATACTGAACATGTCTACCCCTCATCGTCTGACATGTGGAAAGGTCAGCTGAGGAAAAccaattttttcttttataaaaatacagacaTCACATTCAGTGGTTGTCTGTAAGAAGGTCTTTAATATTTCAAGTCCAAAATTCACAATATGATTTAGAATCTGTTTATACTCATCAGTAATTCACAGTGACATTTCTAAATAAAGGTTACACATGAGTATGAGTCTTTCCTAGAAATGAACATTATTGAACATAATTATTGAACCAATGAAACAAACACTACATGTGGTCCTTGCTTAATAGACAACTGATGAAGATGCACAGACGATTAAAAACATGGTGTCACATCCAGCAGAATTATCCATCAGAAGCAAATATGGAGAGAGTTTCAGGCACTGAATCAGAGCCGAGTTGTCAAGCATTGACTCACACTTGTGGATTTTGATCCAAATGACTTGCTCTTATTTCTGAGGTTACTCCAGACGTCCTGCCCAGACAAAAAGTAAAGGATGGGGTCCACGCAACTGTTGAAGCTGGCCAAAGGTCGAGTCACCTTGTAGGCAATACTGGAGGCCTCTAGTAGTTTACAGCTGATCTGATGAACATATAAACATGTTACGCACTAATTGTCCGAAGTCattaattactgtaaaaacaagCGTTTGTCCTCACCTGTGCTGAATTGACACTTCTTATGTGTCTGAAAGCGTAGTAAAGAGTCCTCGTGAGGTGGAAAGGGAGGAAACAGACCATGAATGCTGCAAGCACAATGATGATCATCTTCACTGACTTCTGCTTGGATCGTTGAGATGCCAGGGTTCCCCTGCCCCCTTCTGAACCCCAGCTAGGCTCTAGAAGTTTCTGCACCATGAGGCCATAGCACACCATCACCACCGTGAAGGGCACgacaaacaggagaaatgaCACAACCGAGCTGTACACCAGGAAGTCATCAAAAAGCTCTGGGCTGGTGGTGTCGTAGCAGATCCTACTGTTAGAGCCATCATCCCTGGCACATGAGATAACAGATTGCAGTTATTTAGGATTACTAAATGAAACTGCTGCCTTGTTTGGCACTGACCCACACACAGAGGTCATAAAAGGAAAGGAGATAAAGTGTAAATTTATCAGCTAACAAATTGTCGGTCATTGAAATGAGTCCCATTAAAGAAACCTAAGATAAGTGGTGTACCACGAAAATCAATAGTCCACAGTTTAACACAATTAGAGACACTTTCAATACGAGAAGAGGGTTCTTAAGTTGAGAGGGTTGTTAAGTAAGGGaggaatgaaaaagaaagaaagacagaaagaaagaaaggcaaagacagagaaagttgTATCATTAAAATGACCTTGTTCTTGAGAAATAGAGGACAGGAGCCTGgcagaataaaacacaagcccacacagccacagacacCAGCCTGGCACGACGACCACTGACCCAGTAGAGAGAACGGACTGGATGGCAGATGCCAACGAACCGATGAAGGCTGATACAGCACAGGAACAGAATGGAGCCTATCAGAGGGTGGTTAATGACAGTTGTTTAATATACTAAAAGAAAAGGGTTGGAATTAGTTACATGTTATCATTAAACTTATATGACAGATACCAGTGCATAAAGtaattcaaatgtttaaattcatGCCATCATCAAACCAGATTATAAAGTTGTTAGAAATCACAAGAGTATTTATTTCACCAGAGAATAACATTTTGTGCATGTAACATCGTATTATAATTAAGGGTATTAAAGTACActgtgttgtacagtatgtcagaTATAATTTATAAGgtaatattacagtatatcCCTATATGTTGCACTGGGTCACCTGGAGTCATATATCATGTTGTATCATAATGTCTTCTTATTGTGCATCATAgtgtataatataatacattatCATTTCAGTATAtgttaatacataataaaaatacataatgctACAGTGTTGTTGTATATGTGTCATGTTGTATATCAAACTCAGTGCTTTGTGTATTGTGTGAGTCTGTGCTATGTCAGAACTGTACCGTATAAGTTGGCATAGAACAGGAAGCGTATAATCTTGCATAATGGTTCACTGAAGGGCCAGTCATTCTCATCTGCATAGTAGTAGATGAGGAAGGGCAGGGTGAAGAGGTAGAGTGTATCGCACATCGTCAGGTTAAACATGTAGATTGTGGAGGGCTTCCAGCGCTTTGTGCGGAAGACAATCAGATACAAAGCTGTGAAGTTCAGCGCCAGGCCGATCACAAACACCAGGGTATAGCTGACAGGAAGGAGGATATATTTAAAGTCTTCATTAAATTTACAAAAGTAGGCACTGGCGTTGGTTTGGTAGGTGTTGTTGTCGAAGGCGGCCATCTTGGTTGTACCAcctgtggaaaaaagaaaaacaaggttTCAGGAGGAGATATATAACATCACAATTTTTCTAATATCACACAGAGTGGAGACTCAAGCTATACTGGCTGAATATGGTGCAGcattacattacagtataaAAAGATATAACATCCAGAATCAAAAGAAGAATAAAGTCAAATGAAACGTTTCTGCTTCCATTACAGCAACAAACGAGGTTGGACAAAGATGTTCAAATGTTTACTGTTTACATGTATAGCCCAAGCCCTCTGCACATCCCTAGTGGGGACACAGGGCATGGGTATaacaatgaaaaactaaaaccaacataatgtaaattacatttgaagATTCCCTCATTCATAAGTGATGCCATACCTGAACATAAATGCCTAACCCATTGTAATTTTGCAACCAAATTTACATAACCCAGCTTATTTCCTGAGTCATCGCATTTaaagtaaatcattttaatgcagacgtctttttgtctgtcagtgCTCGCTGTTTAGAAGAACTAGCTCCCTCCCTGTGTTTGGAAAGGCTAAGATTATTTCACAGGCACTGTTTATTGACTTTTATGACTAAGGAATAAACATACACTCAGTTGCTAAAGACACAGCTACTAAGCATTAGCTGtattattaagtttattttaaaatatactgatAAACATAACCTGTCATGCTTTGAAAGATTTGAGGTTTTGATACATATTGACAACATATTGAATCTGAAGTACACATTTGTCTACTAACTTGTTGCTTTTATTCTTTCCTCctggtgcagaaaaaaaacaaaaaaaacccacagaatTAATTCTGGCACTTTCTGAGTCTTCCAAACCCTCATGGCTttgagagggagagggacaaGCAGagaaataactttttaattcaAACCAGACCCTgtacaaacatttctttctgtttttgctcaCTGGCATACATGCTGCATTGTTGTCttagtacagtacattttttctcttcctgtctgcagATAATCCCCAGTACAAATCAGACGtgtaacaaaacagaaatatcgCCTTCATAACGTCACAAATTTGACCGTACATCTAAAACCTACTTGGGTGTTGACTTAAAAACTGAACTTTCCCTTGCCTGCTCTGTCCAgcctgttttttctcttctaaACTGCTGTTGGTTAAATTTAATAGGTAACTAAGTTGAGACAGAGAACCCCCTAACGTAGCCCCCTAAATTTTCCTGTGTGGATGCCATACCAAGAGTGAGCATGCTATGAACCCAGTCCTCAGCCATTCACtcaaacatgacaaaaaaaacaactactcACTGTATGAATGCTGTCACCTCTCATAGACTGTCCTGTGTTGACCATCCTGTGTTATATATTCTCATTCTTACAAGGAGACAGTTTATAGTGTGCTCCTGAGCGTGCTGAAGGCTGAATGCATACCTAAGATACTTGTGTGAGTGAAAGAAGCGGTggaggtgtgtgcatgtttgacGAGCTGCAGCCTGTATACAGTGTGTGAGTAACTTGGCCTGGGGCTCTTAAGTTCACTATAGCCCTTTTATATCCAAACCCAGCTTTACTGTGTAAAACTGACCCTCCTTTAAGTCGTGCCTGCCTATTTACACAGAACTGAAAGTCAGACATGGGCTAGGATAAGACTGTTGACACCTTAAACTGTCCATTTATTAGTTAATAAGTTTAGTAAGCTCATAAAGACATTATTTTACACTTAgaaaaatatgttattattaaattccATAGCGACTTATATTGTAAGTATAACCTCATAGGTCATAATCATCAACTATGTAGTGAAGTACTGTATGctatattttattgtacaaaTGTCTTGCCTCAATAGAGAATAAACAAATAAGacatttcacattaaatataTCATACAAATCATACAGCAAAATCGTAAGAGAAATCAAAAACCAAAGGTGTTCTGGCTGGatcctaaaaaaaaatacaatgttaTCCAAGAATGACTGAGTTTTTCCCCTGGGCTACTTGCAGAAAATGATGTGTTAAGAGATTAATCTGGTTCCTGAGTGCAGGTCTGtacatgtgtttaaatgtgccTGTTTGAATATAAGAGttatacaaaaagtaaaagtgagaAAGACTTCTCCGTTGTCTTACCTGCAGCAGAAAGTCGTTTATTCGTTTTATTAATGATTACAAAGCtcttatgtaaaatatttgcccttctagatttttttctttttgaaaagcTTCCTGTGAGTAATGCATTTCAACCCAGTTGTTTTTGTCACCTTGAAACTTGTCAAGCATAAACCAATCTACTGTAGTTTGGCTTTAATGGCACCAGCAGTGTGAGCATGCACACCTGCATTTTTTTCCATAAGTAACAAGTAAGTTGTAAAGTTTGGGGAATTTAAATTTCCATGTAACACAGTTTACCACAGTAACTCTGCAGTTGACTCCTAAATATACAGCATGCGTATGGATGtatgcatgcatacatgcacaGTATCTAGTATGCTATTGCTGGGATGTGTTTCATATTCACAGTCCCTGGTTAATGTTAGACTGTGAATAACCACACCTAGAGCACAACACATCTAAGCTGCACACATGCCTGTAGGTAGGCTACTCTATCAAACCAGCTGCTGCTTGTGCCAACTCGTTACAAGGGGTTTTATATGAGCAGCCTCATAGTTTCCAAACCCATCCTTCCTGTTTTACCATGTGTACTCCCTGATAACCCCAAGACCTTTGTAGAGCAGCCCAATGATAAAACAGCACATATAATACATAAATCAGATTAGAGGCAAATATTACTCTTTTACCAGTTTTTAATTGATGTTTGCTAtcacagtttcatttgtttgtttcctttactcttctatttctattttttcgCTCATCTCCCCGATCGATTTTTCCTCGATCGACTGCGGCTTCTTGTTGCTATGCAGGTCTGCGGGACGCAGCCTCCCGTCACTGAGCAGCTCGGACTAACCCTGATGCTTGGGCGGACGTATAGTCCCATTTTTAAGTTGTCCTCCTTCTTTTGTGCCCCCGTATTCTTCTTCACCGATGTGACCGGGGAGAAAAGTCCGAACAAAACCGCGTCTCTATCTCCCGATGTTTTGGACTCGGGCTCACACCGGGTGCCGTCCCGACCTTTGCCGCTTCGTGGAGCCGTTGAGCTGACTTGCAGACGGGCTTCCCCGTCAACATCACCCCCATCGCTTCCCTCTGCCTTTTCTTCTCCGCCTGTCTGATCCCCTGCTCCacaacactgtacagtacacactagTCCTCTAGTAGAGGCAGCAGCCAACACAAGTGTGTTCAGTCCGTCCTCGCAGCTCCAGTTTCTGCTCTGTATAAAGTAGCCGTCTATCATCAATCATGGCCGCCGGAGTACAAATCTAACTCTCGTCTTCCCTCCCTGTCGTCTGGAAGGGAGGATTTCTGTTTGAGGAACCACAATATTAGCCCCACACTCATTTGGATTTCCTCTTGGAATTACAATACATCTCACAAGGGAAATACCATTCATGTCAAGACTCCAAAATGCAGCCGCCGCCGAGGAAGGTGAGTGATTTCCAGGGTCCGTTATGTTTGAGCTGGGCTGTGCAGACAATGACAGATAACTAACAGTGTAGTAACCTCACATGGggttattgtgtttttactgcccACGCTAAAAGGCGTCCGAGGGATTAAAAATGACAAGAGGAGAGCCTTGCTAGCCCACATTAGCAGCGTCCTGCTAGCTAGGTTAGTAAGTAACCTAGTGACATGAATATTCAGCCGCGTAACGTTACCGTCAAATCACGTTAGCAAGAAAACGCTAGGTGGGCTAACAGGAGACGGTTTGTATAAATCACCACAACATGTTAATTATGATGCTGTGGCTGTCCTGAATAGTAGacttaactttaaataaaaaatatgttacaaaaaaagaaaaatcaatttGCACGCTAACTTAAGCCATATTAACATCATCGCTGGTAGTTACAGTGACCAACCAATTCAAAAAACATCATTTAGCATCATATGGGTTATAGCTAAGTCATGTGCTGAGCTATTTCTGCCAGTTTCCATATGATGAAATTGCGACAGCATAACAAAAGCGGTCGTTTCTCCACGCTGTCATGCAGCTCGTCTCAAGGGGAAGACCTTCAGTCAGTGCAGGGTCATGGCGTTTTAAACGCTGTGCTGACACAAGCTGCAGACACATACATGCAGTGCCAGGTTTTGTTTAGTGGTTATGTATAGATGGATctccagcgtgtgtgtgtgtgtgtgtgtgtgtgtgcatgaagaTGTGTGGATGTTACTGGTCTACTGggtgtctgactgtgtgtgtgtgtgtgtgttgtcctgaAATAGATGCATGGGAGCCAATTACCCTGCTGTGAACCTCTGCACAGATTCCTTTTAATTACCAcatctctccccccccccccctcacacacacacacacacacacacaatgtgccatttacagtatgtgccgGGTAGTCTACATGCCATATCATGTCTGCaaaacacatagacacacttGAATGTGTCCTTCTGTCATAAAAGTTGTGGAGGCCAGTGTGGTTCTTTGTTCCACCGTGTGTGATCAAGTGCTCCATTATGGTCACGTTAATTTTGTAAGATCTCATTTGTCACCTGTCGGTGTCTCTCCCCAATCCAGTTTATGGGGAAAATACATCCAGATTTGATCAAATACTGATGCGTTGCCCACTCTGCCAGTGTGGCTGGGGCAGTAAAATGAACCCACAACCCCATCGCCGGGGTTTTATCAGCATTTGGCTGTTGAATGGAAACCATTTCTCTCAGTGTGACACATACAGCCCCTTAAGTGTTTTGTGTCGGTGTTTCAGCACATCTGCTTACAGACTCTGTAAATCACATCgtgttttttattcatgttgtttctctgtaaaCCACATCGCCAGTGACACATAAGGAGGATGACACAAAACACTTGCATAGACTCAAGAACACACGCCACATTCCTTGCAATGTTAGCTTAACCTAGCTGCTGCGTCGTCTATCCCTATCTCACCTGAGATCTTATCTCCTAGCGTGAGCCTTAATACGCTGATTTTTGCTGAATTTGCCTCATTCGTAACATCTTTGCATCCAAtcttcagtttgttcttttaGCTTTCAGTCTCTTTCAACTTCTTCATCTCACTGACTGTTTCTGTCCTACCTGCCCTGCCTATGCTTCTTCTCTCACTTTGTTTGCTCGTGTCTCCTCTTCCTTCGCCCTTCTGCTTCTCTCCATCTCTACTTTTTGTAGGTTTGGACGGGGAAATGATGTGAAGTCACTTTGCTTTGATAGTGTAATAACCCACTCTGCCCTTATCTTAAAAGGCACCGAACATGAAAGAAAGGAGGTCTGCATgtgtcttggtgtgtgtgtgtgtgtgtgtgtgtgtgcgcgcgccaGCGTTATGTCATGTTATGGTGTTGATTGTTTGTCTAGAACAGTCATGAATTTGCCCACTGTTACTCTAGTGAATAGCCTGTGGAATTCACCCCACAATACACAATGACCTTCAAcagtgactctgtgtgtgttggcaggaggtgtgtgtgtgcttgtttgtgtgcatgcatgcatattAAGGGTTGCTGTTTTTGCACAAGACAGTGGGGAAGAGTGCAGGTTGTAGCCCCTGGTCTGACCACCCAAATTAATATCTATATGAGGTGATAGGATTTgcatctctttctgtctgtttataGATGCTGGTATGGACTGTTAAAGTGTCTTCAGTCACCTCTCACTGCAAAAAGCCTCCTCCAGACTCCCCAAAAGCCTGACAAAACCCTGACTCTGATTGTTACATTGATGGATTActgatgggtgtgtgtgtgtgtgtgtgtgtgtatgtgttcccTTCAGGTGATTCTAGAGCTGCGCAAACTCAAAATAGATGACAGGTGATTGAGAGATGGATGGATTGATGGGGgttaaattgtgtgtgtgtgtgtgtgtgtgtgtgtgtgtgtgtgtgtgtgtgtgtgtgtgtgtgtgtgtgtgtgtgtgtgtgtgtgtgtgtgtgtgtgtgtgtgtgtttggaggccAGAGTGACTCAGGAGCTGAATTTTCTGATAGTGTGAAGATAAAGTACATTCACGTCGTTGTAGCCAGTTTTGCACAGTCCACCCATACAGCTCTTTAGAACATCAATCATCAATTGTGATAAATTAGTCCATGTTCATGAGGCCTAAATGGCAAATATTTGTTGATTATAGATGCTCAGATTTGAGGATTCACTAGgtttctgtgctgcatttcactttaaattaaatatcattGTCTTATGTCTTATGGACTCTTGATGAAACAAGACAGTtgaagaagtttttttttttcattttatatacTATAGTAATATAATTACAAGGAAGTATTTGTTAAGCTATTGGataatgtgttttctatttgtcaTATTGGAGTATTTCTTAAAATGCACTTTACTtgatgtgtgtctttttgttgtcTTCTAGGTCAAAGTGACACAggagctgaaaaacacacacatggagCAGATGACAAGACTGCACTTTAAACATCAGACTGAATGTGACCTGCTGGAAGACATGAGGTATGAATATGTCTCTGTGTTGACGACAtcctgttttcatctttggcaAAAGTAGAGAGGAATACAGCCAGTAACTGTCAGATGATGTGAAATCTAGTCATAGTCTGACTGTGACGCACACACGGACGCAGCCATGAATAAAACGAAAGAAGGAAACACTTAATGAATGAGGGAGGAGTGGCATGACAGAAATCAAGAGGAAGGCAGGATTGTCATAGTCCAGTTTTTTTAAGGACGACAAAGGGTTGGGAAAATGACCAAGGAATTTCCTGCTGCCCTCTTCCTGTTCTCTGACTCACTTTTTTAAtctctcttccttcttttccAAATTTCAGTCCATATCTCTATCTGTTATCTTTTTCCGTCTCCctaagttactttttttttttttttt
It encodes:
- the p2ry2.1 gene encoding P2Y purinoceptor 2 isoform X2, producing MAAFDNNTYQTNASAYFCKFNEDFKYILLPVSYTLVFVIGLALNFTALYLIVFRTKRWKPSTIYMFNLTMCDTLYLFTLPFLIYYYADENDWPFSEPLCKIIRFLFYANLYGSILFLCCISLHRFVGICHPVRSLYWVSGRRARLVSVAVWACVLFCQAPVLYFSRTRDDGSNSRICYDTTSPELFDDFLVYSSVVSFLLFVVPFTVVMVCYGLMVQKLLEPSWGSEGGRGTLASQRSKQKSVKMIIIVLAAFMVCFLPFHLTRTLYYAFRHIRSVNSAQISCKLLEASSIAYKVTRPLASFNSCVDPILYFLSGQDVWSNLRNKSKSFGSKSTSHHH
- the p2ry2.1 gene encoding P2Y purinoceptor 2 isoform X1, with product MAAFDNNTYQTNASAYFCKFNEDFKYILLPVSYTLVFVIGLALNFTALYLIVFRTKRWKPSTIYMFNLTMCDTLYLFTLPFLIYYYADENDWPFSEPLCKIIRFLFYANLYGSILFLCCISLHRFVGICHPVRSLYWVSGRRARLVSVAVWACVLFCQAPVLYFSRTRDDGSNSRICYDTTSPELFDDFLVYSSVVSFLLFVVPFTVVMVCYGLMVQKLLEPSWGSEGGRGTLASQRSKQKSVKMIIIVLAAFMVCFLPFHLTRTLYYAFRHIRSVNSAQISCKLLEASSIAYKVTRPLASFNSCVDPILYFLSGQDVWSNLRNKSKSFGSKSTSVSQCLTTRL